The window ACGGCGCTTGCTAAAGGCGTTTTCGCCGAGGCACAGCTGCAGGCCGCCGCTCTGCTGATAGGGCACCTCAATGCCGGCAAGATGCTCAAGCTCGTCCCTAAATGCGCCCCAGACGTCTACAGACTGACGCGTCAGCGCTTGGTAATGCGGGTTTCCAAGCCCTTTAGTGTGTTGCCAAACAAGGCCGCCATTTGCGTTTGATGCCCGAAAATCACGGTCTTCGCCGTCGATAACGAGGACCTCGAGACCCTTTTTGACTAGGCCAAGCGCGATAGAGGCGCCGACAAGCCCACCCCCAACCACCACGACATCTGCGTTCATACAAAACCCTCTTGCACCGAGAGTTCGTAGAAACTCATACTATATTCGTCCAAGTCCGATACTCGGTCGACCTATTCACTGAGGTAAAGCCGTGCCCCGAAATGTTGATCTCCGCCAAATTGAGGCCTTTAAGGCGGTGGTAGAAAGCGGGACCGTGAGCCGAGCTGCGCTGGTGCTCGGAATGTCTCAACCCCAGATCAGCAAACAAATCGCCAATATGGAGATGGACACCGGATTGAAGCTATTCGACCGATTCAAGGGGCGATTAGCGCCAACGGCCAACGGTCTTCGCCTCTATGAGGAAGTAGGCCGTATCTTCGCAGGTGTATTGCAGGTCGAAAATGCGGTCGAAGCGATCCGCAGAGAAAAACAGGGCCGCATTGCGGTCGGCGTCATGCCAGCCCTCTCTGGCCCTTTTATCGAGCGCGTCACGCGGACGTTCCTAGGTTCTCGGCAAGGCGTATTTTGCGCCGTCGAACAACTCACTTCGGACTGGATTGTAGAACGGATCGTTTCTCGGCGTTTTGATGTCGGGTTGGTCAACTGCAAGGCCGACAGCCGCTATGTCACGAGTGAGCCGTTGATGACCCATCCATTGGTCGCGATCGCGTCGCCAGACCATCCTTTTGCGGCCAAGGATGTGATCGAGCCCGAGGATCTCCATGATACACCCTTCATAGCTTTTGATCCTATGGCGGATATCGGCACGCGTGTCGCCGATATGCTGGAACGCTACCGGGTCGAACCTCGCACTGTGCTGGCGACGAATGTGGCGCCGACAGTGTGTGAGCTCGTAGCATCGGGCTTAGGCGTCAGCCTTGTTCACCCGCTTAGCTTGAGCGGATTCGAAGATCGCCTCATTGCTAGGCGGTTTGAGCCGGAAGTCCCCTATTGGTTCCAGCTATGCCGGCTGGCGGACAGCCGCAATGCGGATTTGGTGACAGCTTTCATGGAAGATACTCGCGCCGTAGCTGCGAGGATTTCACGCGACATACTTGCGCGGTAGGCCGATTACCCGTCAGTGAGTGGCTGCAAGAGTGTTCTCGCCCGTTTGCCGCGGCAGTATAAGCGCCATCATCAAAACCATCAGCAGCGCTGAGATCAGGACACCGAACACGTAATTATAGTTTCCGTTCGACTGGTCCACGACGAAGCCGATCAGTAGCGGGGACACGAACGCCGCGATCTGAGCCGCCATGTTGATGAAGCCTCCAGCAATACCCATCATCTTCTTTGGGATGGTATTCATTGGGAAAGCCCAAAATGATGCATGGAAGAATAAGAGGAAAAAGCCAGTGAGTGTTTGGCAGATCACCAGGAGAGCTGTCGACTGAGCTGTCATCGACGCGAACATCAGGATCGGCGCCACGATGATCGCTCCAATTACGGGAACGCGGCGACGCGTGGCGAATAGATTGTCCGATGCCCAGCCTGCGCTCAGTGCGCCCAAACTGCCTGCGAAAAATGGGAGCGAGGCTGCCACCCCCATCTCGACCATCGAGAAGCCTCTCGCTTTCACGAGGTAGGTGGGCAACCAGGTCATGAAGCCCCAATTGGCGATGCCGAAGAAGAAGGCTATCGTGAAATATTTCACGACATTGGGTGTACGAAGAGCATCCGTTATGCTTACGTTGCCAGAAGCCGCATCAAGATCAGCCGTTACGTCGCCTTCGATCTCGGACAGTTCGGTTGATGACAGGCGAGAATCCTTCGAGGGATCATCGCGGACCATCTTCCAGAACAAGAATGAGATGATGATCCCGACAAAAAACAGCGTGTGAAATACCGCTCGCCATCCCCAAGTCGACATGATCCACACTACGATGAGCGGGCTCAGCGCGGCTCCTAAAGGGTTAGACGCCAGTTGGATTGCATTGGCGGTGGCGCGCTCCTTTTTGGGGAACCAGACGGCCACAGTCTTGAATGCACAAGCGGGAAATAGGCCCTCGCCGAGTCCAAACAGGAACCGGACAACCATCATCTGTACAAGGCTGCCGACAGAGCCCGTAATCGCTGTAAAAACCGACCACCAGAGCATAGCAAGGGTCGCGACCCGGCGGACACCAAAACGATCGGCGAGCAGTCCGCCTGGGATTTGGCTGAGTGCATAGCCGCCGTGGAAGGCCGTCAAAACAAAGCCAAGGGCGAGGGGACTGAGATGAAGGTCGTCCGCCACATAGGGAAGCGCCACCGGTAAAGCCATGCGGTCGAGGAACGACACGATCCAAGTCACAAAAAGCGTTGAGAGGATCGTATGGCGAACTTTCATCGGGCTTCCATTTTCAGGGTTCCAAGGTGCTCCCCAGCAAATGCGGTAGCCGCAAGATTGAATATCGCCACGCATCTGCTGTCAAAGTCGCATTTTGGCTCAGCCTATTCGCTGGGGTCATGTCCAGCGTCGTGGTGCGGGAGTTTTTGCTGCGGCTAAAGGCGGTCACCGGACCTTGCGGCCGCGGCTCCATATTTGAGAAATGCCTTCACTGCCTGTCGCAAGCAGCGTTATGTCCTTGAGTGGGTCGCCGTCGACAATCAGGAAATCGGCGAAGGCACCGGGCGAAATCACGCCAAGCTTTCCCTCCATATCGAGCAGCGATGCGTTGATCGAAGTCGCCGATCTCAAAATGTCCGGCGCTGCTTCAACACGCGCGCGCAGATGAAACTCATCACGCTGATATGCATGCAACGAACCAAGGAGGTCGGTACCAAAACCCAAGCGAACTCCGGCCGATCGGCAAATGCGGATGGCATCAAAGCCGCGCTCCCGAACCTCGGCAAGCTTTTCAAGGCTATGGGATGGGGCCCCTGCATCATTCCCAAAGCGATAGAGCGCGTCGTAGGTCACAAGCGTTGGAACGACGAAGGCTCCAGCCGCCGCCACCGCTCTTGCAGTCGGCAGGTCGATCAAATTGCCATGCTCGATTGAACGAACCCCGAGGTTCACAGCCCGCATTATGCTGTCAGCGGTATATGCGTGGGCCGCTACGTAACGCCGTCTGCGCCTGGCTTCATCGACGACCGCCGCAATTTCGTCGTCTGAAAATTGCAGATACCAGATCGGATCGCTGGGGGTTGAGATGCCGCCCGACATAAAGATCTTGAGATGATGTGCCCCTTGCCGCAGCGCCTCCCGTGAGGCTTTGCGCAGGGCATCCACGCCATCTAGCAGGTCGGATAAGGCTCCACGCGGCGCACAGCCGCATAGATCACTGCTTTCATAAGGTGCGCGCGCATCGCCATGTCCTCCTGATTGACTGAAGGCGCGACCACAAAAGAAGATGCGTGGTGACGGGAACAATCCTTGCTCAGCCGCGAGCCAGGTACCGTGATCGCCGCCGCCCACATCACGGATCGTCGTGAAACCACGCAGCAAAGCCGCTTCTAGGTTCAGCCTAGCGCGCTGTGCTTCGTAGGTTTGCGGGTATCGCTCACATTTTGCTGTATCGGTCTCGGTGGCAAAGGCATGAAAGTGAGCATCGATCAGGCCCGGCATCAGCGTTCTGCCCGCCAGATCGACCTCGCAATCGAAACGACCTTTCGGACGGGTCGCATCGATCGCTTCGAACTTACCATCTACGACTGTGATAAACGAGGGCTCGCTAAGCTGGGGCGATACGCCATCAAAGACACGCGCCTTCGAAAGGAGTGTTTTCACACCCCTTGCGCCGTTTTCCTGCATGGATGCTCCGATAGGCTTAGGAGGCGTAACCATAGTCTCGCAGAGCCTGCTCTGCTGTGACAAAGCCGTCGCGTAGATCTTGCGCTATGGCTGACCTGTCACGCAGTTGAGGGTCGCCCCAACCGCCACCGGTCGCAGTAACCATCCGCACCACATCACCCTTTTGTAATCGCACCCGCGCTGGCTTCGCCATGATCTCGGGCGGGTCTGCTCGGACACCCTGGCGGAGGATTTCAGCATAGTTGGGCGAGCCTGTTTGTCCGCCGGCTGCCCCCCACGGCGGAAATTTGCACCGGCCAAAGCTACCGGTGAAAGTCCAACCGTCTTCCGGGATCTCATATTCTAGCGCGACACCCTTACCGCCTCGGAATTGGCCGGCACCGCCGTCATCATCGTGAAAGGCGTAGCGGCGAACTTTCACGCCATATTTTTCTTCCGTGATCTCAACAGGGATATTGTAGGTCTCGCCATCGGCCACCGAAAATTGCCCGTTCAGGCCATCACGGTTCTCCATTGCGCCCCACCCGCCGAGAAGCGGGCTGACGAGAATAGTCGATGCTCCGGTCTTTGGGTGTTTGCCTGCGAAAATCACAGCGCATACGGAAAGCACATGCCCTGCGGTTAGGCGTTCGGGCAGATGGCTTGCCAGGGCTTTCCAGATGAGGTCCTGCGCGTACAACATGGTTTCCCAATATGTCGCGACTGGTGCTGGACGTTCGGCGGTGAACAAGGTGCGATCGGGGCAGACGACCTCGATCGCACGAAAGCATCCACCATTGGCGGGAATGCTGGGGTTGGTGAGAGCCTTGAAAATTGTGCGAACGGCGGAAACGAGCCCAGTGCGAGAGTTGTTGCACGGGCCTACACTTTGCGGCGCACTACCGGTGAAATCGACCTTGAACTTATTCTCGCTGATGTCGATCCGCACGCAAACCTTAAGAGGCTCAGTGGTGACGCCATCGTCGTCGATCCAATCCTCAGCATAAAAGGTCCCTTGCGGCAGTTTCTTCAAATCAGCCGCGACCATCGCTTCGCCATAGTCGAGCAAATCACTCATCGCTTGCTCCATCGCATCGCTTCCATAGCGATCGAAGAGCTCGACAAGACGTGTCTCTGCTACTTTGTTGGCAGCGATGCCGGCCCAAAAATCACCCATCGAATCTTTCGGTAGACGAATATTGGATTGGATTAGCTCGAGCACACCGCTCAGGGGCTTACCCTTCTCGAACACCTTGATCGTTGGAAGCTGAATTCCTTCTTGAAAGATCTCGGTGGAGTCCGTGGTAAAACTGCCTGGCGCCATTCCTCCCACGTCAACCCAATGCGCCTTGTTCATTGCGAAGGCGACCAACTGGTCACGATAGAAAATGGGCTGCGCGATGGCGACGTCGCACAGATGTGTGCCGCCGCCCTTATAGGGGTCGTTTGATATGAAAACGTCGCCCGGGAATATGTCGCCGCTGGGTTGAAACTTCTCGAGGATGTCCTGAATCAGAGAGTCGATCATGCCCAGGAAAACGGTCGTCCCATTGCCTTGGGCGATGAGATCTCCGCGCGCATTGGTGATGCCAACTGAATAATCGAGCGCCTCATAGATGATCGGGCTCATGCTCGTCTTGGCCATCGCCACGAACATCTCGTCGCCGATCGCTACCAACGCGTTTTTGATGATTTCCTGGGTGAAGGGGTCGTTCTCGCTCATGATCAATTCCCGAGCTCGATATGAATGTTGCCCACCGCGTCCATCGTAGCCCTGCAGCCGGGGTTGATGACGATCGTGGTGGTTTTGTCCTCGATCACCGCGGGACCGGCAATCTCCATGCCTGGCTCAAAGCGGTTCAGATCGTACGCTGCGCTCTCATGGACGCCATCGACATCGAAATCGATGACGCGTCGACCCGAGAGGGCGTCGCTGACTGTGGCGCCCGTTATGGTCTTTGGCGGGAGGTCTAGCTTGTCGGTCTCGTTGAAAGCGACGACGTGATAGTTCACCAACTCGACGTCATTAGGCAGCCGGAACTTATATTCCCGCTCATGCTCAGCGTGGAAATCCTCAACAGCCTGCCCAACTTGCGCTAAGCCTAAGAGCCCCGCTGCCATCGGCACTTTGACCGTGTGATCCTGTCCGCAATAGCGAATGTCGGCAAAGCGTTCGAAGCGCAGGCGCGATGCATCCATGCCTTCGTCAGCGCAGACTTTTTGTGCTTCGGCTTCGATATCGCCGTAGACCATATTAAGGGTATCAGTCGGGTAGGTGGCGAGCTGCTCGACCCTGGTCATCAGAAAATCTCGGCGGATGTCGCTCATCAACATCCCCCAGGCCGAGAATACCGCTGAGTTCGCCGGAATGATCACCTTACGCGCTAAGAGGTCCTTGCCAAGCGAGACAGCGTGCATCGCACCACCGCCGCCAAAGGCAATGAGCGCGAAGTCGCGTGGATCGAAGCCGCGATTGAGTGACACGAGCTTGAGAGCATTGACCATGTTCGCGTTGGCGATGCGGATAACACCGCGAGCAATGTCCTGGACGCTGCCGCCCATTCGGTCCGCAAAACGTTGGAATGCTGCCTGGACATTCTCGATATCGGGCGCTTGCTCTCCGCCGAGAAACAATTTCGGATTAATCCGCCCCAGTACGAGATTGGCATCCGTGGTCGTGGGTTCGGTACCGCCTCGGCCATAAGCGGCTGGGCCAGGTGTCGAGCCTGCACTCTTGGGACCGACATGGAGGCGGCCGCCATCATCAATCCATGCGATTGATCCGCCGCCATTGCCGATCTCGACAAGGTCAACGACGGGGGTTCGGATTGGGTAGCCCGGATTGGTGCGATGCCACTCGATCTTATAATCGGTGGTGATCCTTGCCTGTCCATCACGGATCAACGCGGTCTTGGCCGTCGTGCCGCCGATATCGAGCGCGATGAGATTTGGCTCGCCGATTTTGCGACCAAGCGCAGCAGCGCCCAATACGCCGCTTGCGGGACCAGATTCCACAAGCGCGATTGGATTATGTCGCGCTCCCTGCACAGTCGTGACGCCCCCGTTTGACTGCATGAT is drawn from Sphingomonas crocodyli and contains these coding sequences:
- a CDS encoding LysR substrate-binding domain-containing protein, coding for MPRNVDLRQIEAFKAVVESGTVSRAALVLGMSQPQISKQIANMEMDTGLKLFDRFKGRLAPTANGLRLYEEVGRIFAGVLQVENAVEAIRREKQGRIAVGVMPALSGPFIERVTRTFLGSRQGVFCAVEQLTSDWIVERIVSRRFDVGLVNCKADSRYVTSEPLMTHPLVAIASPDHPFAAKDVIEPEDLHDTPFIAFDPMADIGTRVADMLERYRVEPRTVLATNVAPTVCELVASGLGVSLVHPLSLSGFEDRLIARRFEPEVPYWFQLCRLADSRNADLVTAFMEDTRAVAARISRDILAR
- a CDS encoding MFS transporter → MKVRHTILSTLFVTWIVSFLDRMALPVALPYVADDLHLSPLALGFVLTAFHGGYALSQIPGGLLADRFGVRRVATLAMLWWSVFTAITGSVGSLVQMMVVRFLFGLGEGLFPACAFKTVAVWFPKKERATANAIQLASNPLGAALSPLIVVWIMSTWGWRAVFHTLFFVGIIISFLFWKMVRDDPSKDSRLSSTELSEIEGDVTADLDAASGNVSITDALRTPNVVKYFTIAFFFGIANWGFMTWLPTYLVKARGFSMVEMGVAASLPFFAGSLGALSAGWASDNLFATRRRVPVIGAIIVAPILMFASMTAQSTALLVICQTLTGFFLLFFHASFWAFPMNTIPKKMMGIAGGFINMAAQIAAFVSPLLIGFVVDQSNGNYNYVFGVLISALLMVLMMALILPRQTGENTLAATH
- a CDS encoding metal-dependent hydrolase family protein; translated protein: MQENGARGVKTLLSKARVFDGVSPQLSEPSFITVVDGKFEAIDATRPKGRFDCEVDLAGRTLMPGLIDAHFHAFATETDTAKCERYPQTYEAQRARLNLEAALLRGFTTIRDVGGGDHGTWLAAEQGLFPSPRIFFCGRAFSQSGGHGDARAPYESSDLCGCAPRGALSDLLDGVDALRKASREALRQGAHHLKIFMSGGISTPSDPIWYLQFSDDEIAAVVDEARRRRRYVAAHAYTADSIMRAVNLGVRSIEHGNLIDLPTARAVAAAGAFVVPTLVTYDALYRFGNDAGAPSHSLEKLAEVRERGFDAIRICRSAGVRLGFGTDLLGSLHAYQRDEFHLRARVEAAPDILRSATSINASLLDMEGKLGVISPGAFADFLIVDGDPLKDITLLATGSEGISQIWSRGRKVR
- a CDS encoding hydantoinase B/oxoprolinase family protein encodes the protein MSENDPFTQEIIKNALVAIGDEMFVAMAKTSMSPIIYEALDYSVGITNARGDLIAQGNGTTVFLGMIDSLIQDILEKFQPSGDIFPGDVFISNDPYKGGGTHLCDVAIAQPIFYRDQLVAFAMNKAHWVDVGGMAPGSFTTDSTEIFQEGIQLPTIKVFEKGKPLSGVLELIQSNIRLPKDSMGDFWAGIAANKVAETRLVELFDRYGSDAMEQAMSDLLDYGEAMVAADLKKLPQGTFYAEDWIDDDGVTTEPLKVCVRIDISENKFKVDFTGSAPQSVGPCNNSRTGLVSAVRTIFKALTNPSIPANGGCFRAIEVVCPDRTLFTAERPAPVATYWETMLYAQDLIWKALASHLPERLTAGHVLSVCAVIFAGKHPKTGASTILVSPLLGGWGAMENRDGLNGQFSVADGETYNIPVEITEEKYGVKVRRYAFHDDDGGAGQFRGGKGVALEYEIPEDGWTFTGSFGRCKFPPWGAAGGQTGSPNYAEILRQGVRADPPEIMAKPARVRLQKGDVVRMVTATGGGWGDPQLRDRSAIAQDLRDGFVTAEQALRDYGYAS
- a CDS encoding hydantoinase/oxoprolinase family protein; amino-acid sequence: MRVATDVGGTFTDLVAIGPDGIVTAKADTTPPNFDQGVLHAIDRAGLSPETFAFFAHGTTVVINALLSRTGSKTALITTRGFRDVLEIARGNRPDLFNFAFKKPAPFVPRYLRFEMDERIGADGEIIQPIDLASLEAIGKVLEAEGVEAVAVCFLHSYANAEHEASVCSELRALWPNLSVVGSYEVCREWREYERTSTTVLSAYVHPIAKRYLGQLEAGLQARGLCSAPYIMQSNGGVTTVQGARHNPIALVESGPASGVLGAAALGRKIGEPNLIALDIGGTTAKTALIRDGQARITTDYKIEWHRTNPGYPIRTPVVDLVEIGNGGGSIAWIDDGGRLHVGPKSAGSTPGPAAYGRGGTEPTTTDANLVLGRINPKLFLGGEQAPDIENVQAAFQRFADRMGGSVQDIARGVIRIANANMVNALKLVSLNRGFDPRDFALIAFGGGGAMHAVSLGKDLLARKVIIPANSAVFSAWGMLMSDIRRDFLMTRVEQLATYPTDTLNMVYGDIEAEAQKVCADEGMDASRLRFERFADIRYCGQDHTVKVPMAAGLLGLAQVGQAVEDFHAEHEREYKFRLPNDVELVNYHVVAFNETDKLDLPPKTITGATVSDALSGRRVIDFDVDGVHESAAYDLNRFEPGMEIAGPAVIEDKTTTIVINPGCRATMDAVGNIHIELGN